The proteins below are encoded in one region of Methanobacterium aggregans:
- the trpA gene encoding tryptophan synthase subunit alpha codes for MEKNEDVTLMTETYQEMFKRVKDKGEGVFIPFMVAGDPDFETSLEIIKKMVEGGADALEIGFPFSDPVADGQTVQSADLRALNAGMTTDKCFEFIRRIREFTEIPIGLLVYYNLIYQRGINKFYEDALKSGVNGVLAADLPPEEAEESVKAARKHGIDPIFLAAQTTSNERLKQIAEMCSGFLYVVSVMGVTGARSEVKTSSVELVERMRSHTDLPLCVGFGISKPEHVAEVIKAGADGAIIGSALINIVEENLKDKTVLLDKVKEACAELKNATRIQG; via the coding sequence ATGGAAAAAAATGAGGATGTGACTTTGATGACAGAAACTTATCAAGAAATGTTTAAAAGGGTTAAAGATAAAGGAGAAGGTGTTTTCATACCATTCATGGTTGCAGGAGACCCTGACTTTGAAACATCATTAGAGATCATTAAAAAAATGGTTGAAGGAGGAGCAGATGCTCTTGAAATAGGATTTCCATTCAGTGACCCAGTTGCAGATGGCCAAACAGTACAGTCTGCAGATTTAAGAGCCTTGAATGCAGGTATGACCACAGATAAATGTTTTGAATTCATAAGAAGGATACGTGAATTCACAGAAATTCCAATAGGTCTTCTTGTGTACTACAACCTCATATACCAACGTGGAATAAATAAATTTTATGAGGATGCACTGAAATCGGGTGTAAATGGTGTTCTCGCCGCAGATCTACCTCCTGAAGAAGCAGAAGAATCTGTGAAAGCAGCAAGAAAGCATGGAATTGACCCAATATTCCTGGCAGCCCAGACAACCAGTAACGAAAGACTCAAACAGATTGCAGAGATGTGCTCAGGATTTCTTTACGTTGTATCGGTTATGGGTGTTACAGGTGCCAGATCCGAGGTTAAGACCAGTAGTGTTGAGCTTGTAGAGAGAATGCGCAGCCACACAGACCTACCGTTATGTGTTGGGTTTGGAATTTCAAAACCAGAACATGTAGCAGAAGTTATAAAAGCCGGAGCTGACGGTGCAATTATTGGAAGTGCCCTCATAAACATAGTTGAAGAAAACCTCAAAGATAAAACAGTTCTCCTTGATAAAGTGAAGGAAGCATGTGCTGAACTGAAAAATGCAACAAGGATTCAGGGATAG
- the trpB gene encoding tryptophan synthase subunit beta has translation MIESGKFGKYGGVFVPELIIPALEELEKAFLKYKDDEKFNEELQYYLKEFAGRPTALYYAKNLSEKLGCKIYLKREDMLHTGAHKINNTLGQGLLAKYMGKTRLIAETGAGQHGIATAVVGANFKIPVEVYMGSEDVERQKLNVFRMEISGAKVLPVHSGSKTLKDAINEAFRDWITNIETTHYLIGTTMGPHPYPTMVKHFQSVIGQEARKQILEKEGKLPDAAIACVGGGSNAMGLFSGFLDDEEVDLIGVEGGGEGVETDKTGATLCKGTEGVLHGSLSYVLQNQDGQIKEASSVSAGLDYPGVGPEHAYLHTSGRAKYVAVTNEEALRGFELLSKYEGIIPALESSHAVAYAEKYAKMPENKGKTIIVNLSGRGDKDMFLVAKEMGEEL, from the coding sequence ATGATAGAAAGTGGAAAATTCGGTAAATATGGGGGAGTTTTTGTCCCTGAACTTATTATACCTGCACTTGAAGAGCTTGAAAAGGCTTTTTTAAAGTACAAGGATGATGAAAAGTTCAATGAAGAACTTCAATACTATTTAAAGGAATTTGCAGGAAGGCCAACAGCCCTTTACTACGCAAAGAACCTTTCAGAGAAACTTGGATGTAAAATATACCTTAAAAGGGAGGACATGCTTCACACAGGTGCTCATAAAATAAACAACACCCTTGGACAGGGACTTCTTGCAAAGTACATGGGAAAAACCAGGTTAATAGCTGAAACTGGTGCAGGACAGCATGGAATTGCAACAGCAGTAGTGGGTGCCAACTTCAAAATTCCAGTAGAAGTGTACATGGGAAGTGAAGATGTTGAGAGACAGAAGCTCAACGTGTTCAGAATGGAAATATCCGGAGCAAAGGTACTTCCAGTACACTCAGGTTCAAAAACACTTAAAGATGCAATAAACGAGGCATTCAGGGACTGGATCACCAACATCGAAACAACCCACTACCTCATAGGAACAACCATGGGTCCACACCCATACCCAACAATGGTAAAACATTTCCAGAGCGTTATAGGGCAGGAAGCAAGGAAACAGATACTTGAAAAAGAAGGAAAACTACCTGATGCAGCAATAGCATGTGTCGGCGGTGGAAGTAATGCAATGGGACTATTCTCAGGATTCCTTGATGATGAAGAAGTTGATCTAATTGGAGTGGAAGGTGGGGGAGAAGGAGTAGAAACAGACAAAACAGGCGCCACACTCTGCAAGGGCACGGAGGGAGTACTCCACGGATCATTATCCTACGTACTCCAGAATCAGGACGGACAGATAAAGGAGGCAAGTTCAGTTTCTGCAGGCCTGGACTATCCTGGTGTTGGACCAGAACATGCCTACCTCCACACTTCAGGCCGTGCAAAGTACGTTGCAGTAACCAACGAAGAAGCACTCCGAGGATTTGAACTTCTATCCAAGTACGAGGGAATAATACCTGCACTTGAAAGTTCTCATGCAGTTGCATACGCTGAAAAATATGCTAAAATGCCTGAAAACAAGGGAAAAACCATAATTGTAAACTTATCTGGAAGGGGAGACAAGGACATGTTCTTAGTTGCAAAGGAAATGGGGGAAGAACTGTGA
- a CDS encoding phosphoribosylanthranilate isomerase: MKVKICGMTRPKDVQICEDAGADFIGFINIKRSKRFVELERINELKHFMKNKDRAVLVMEPENAEEVLFALRKTGIKILQLHSLSPYEIKYLKWRDCFKISPLEKDLKIVRAVGISDKLSEDKKEEIKEFARVCDAIIFDYEVEGKSGGTGRQIPIETAVKASKIAKNIKKSIKTVLAGGMSTERIKGYEKILDKYFDYVDVNSGVEDAPGIKNPLKIKELFGIKGHLSIKY, encoded by the coding sequence ATGAAAGTTAAGATCTGTGGAATGACCAGACCTAAAGATGTACAGATATGTGAAGATGCAGGTGCAGACTTCATAGGATTTATAAACATCAAACGATCCAAACGTTTCGTGGAACTGGAAAGGATAAATGAACTGAAACATTTTATGAAGAATAAAGATAGGGCCGTTCTTGTAATGGAACCTGAAAATGCTGAAGAAGTGCTTTTTGCACTAAGGAAAACAGGTATAAAGATTTTACAGCTTCACTCACTTTCCCCTTATGAAATAAAATATCTTAAGTGGCGGGATTGTTTCAAAATCAGTCCCCTTGAAAAGGATTTGAAGATAGTAAGGGCAGTTGGAATTTCTGATAAACTTTCAGAGGATAAAAAAGAGGAAATAAAGGAATTTGCAAGGGTTTGTGATGCCATCATATTTGACTACGAAGTTGAAGGAAAAAGTGGTGGAACTGGAAGGCAGATTCCAATTGAAACAGCAGTAAAAGCTTCAAAAATTGCAAAAAATATTAAAAAAAGTATAAAAACAGTTCTTGCAGGTGGAATGAGCACTGAAAGAATAAAGGGTTATGAAAAAATTTTGGATAAATACTTCGACTACGTGGATGTCAATTCAGGGGTTGAAGATGCACCTGGAATTAAAAATCCCCTTAAAATAAAAGAGTTGTTTGGAATAAAAGGTCATTTAAGTATTAAATATTAA